CAGGTTTCGATGCCGGAAGCCTGCAGGGTGCTCACAAGTTTATCTGGTGGTTTCATTTTCTGCTTGCAATGACTTTTATAGGTATGATTCCGTTTACCAAGCTCAGACATATTTTCACTACGTCAGCCAATCTGTTGTTCAAAGACAACAGAGTAAAAGGATTTATCAACACACCTGACCTTGAAGACGAGCAAGCCGAGCAGTTCGGGTGTGAAAAACTGAACGATTTTACATGGAAGGACATTTTTGACGGAGATGCCTGTACCAAGTGCAAGAGATGTCAGGATAGGTGCCCGGCTTATGCTACAGACAAACCTTTATCACCTATGAAAGTTATTCAGCAGTTTCAGGAGGCTGCATTTTACGAAAACACTGAAAATATGGTGGACTTTGTAACGCCTGATGTTTTGTGGTCGTGTACCACCTGCAGAGCCTGTCAGGAAACGTGTCCGGCGGATATTGAGCATGTAAACAAAATACTTGAAATGCGAAGAAATATGGTTCTTATGAAAGGTGAATTTCCCGGTGACGAAGTTATTACGGCAACAGACAGTCTGGAAGTGAACGGAAACCCGCTCGGTTTTGGATTTGCCAAACGGGGGGATTGGGCAGACGGCCTTGATGTAAGCCTGGTGAGTAAGCAGGCAGATGTGGATATTTTGTATTTTCCGGGCTGCTTTGCCTCTTTCGATAAAAGAAATATCAATGTTGCAAAGAATTTCGTCAGTATTTGCAATGAGCTGGGCGTGAGAGTGGGTATTCTGGGCAAAGAAGAAAAATGCTGCGGAGAGCCTGCAAGAAAACTGGGTAATGAATATCTTTATCAGATGATGGCGATGGAAAATATAGAAAAATTTTCAGAGTATAATGTTAAAAGGATTGTTACAACCTGCCCTCACTGCTTCAACACTCTTTCCAAAGATTACAGGCAATTGGGGCTGGATGGCTCAATTCAGGTGGAGCATTATACGACATTCTTACATAAAATGTTTGAAGAAAAAGGTTTCAATTTAGAATCTGAAGACTTTGAGTGCACTTATCATGATTCATGCTATATGGCACGCTATAACGACATTCTGGATGAGCCCAGATTTTTAATAACATCAGCGGGCGGCAGGATTAATGAGATGGATAAAAACCGCTATGAGAGTTTTTGCTGCGGTGGTGGCGGCGGTAGGATACTGGTTGATGAAAAAATCGGTACAAAAGTGAATGCCGCCAGGGCAAAAATGGCTGCTGATACAGGTAGCGGAATGCTGATTTCGAACTGTCCCTTCTGTCTCAGTATGTTTGAGGACGGTATTAAAACCGCGGAAGTGGAGGATAAGATAAAAGTCAGAGATATATCTGAAATATTAGTTGACAGGATAAAAAGGAGGAGCTGATGAAAATTCTTGTTTGTGTGAAGCAGGTTCCGGATATGGAATCAAAATTCAAGCTTGATAAGAACAATAAATGGTTTTCGGAGGAAGACCTTGCTTTCAGAATGAATGAATACGATGAATATGCCGTAGAGCAGGCTGTGCAGCTGAAAGAGCAAACCGGTGATGCTGAAGTGGTTGTCGTATCTCTCGGTCCTGAGAGAGCCAAAGAGGCTGTTAAAAAGGCATTGGCCATGGGTTGTGACAGGGCCGTACACATTAAGGATGGCGATTATTATAAAAAAGATTCTTATTCGGTGGCAAAAAATATTTATGAATATGTGAAGGATGAAAATTTTGACATTGCTTTTACAGGTCTGCAGTCTCAGGACAGGGGTTCTGCGCAGGTTGGAGTTCTTCTGGCCGAGTTTCTGGACTATCCGTGTATTACAACCATTATAGAATTTGAGTATAAAGACAGTGAGATTCAGGTAAAAAGGGAGCTTGAAGGCGGTGAAAAGGCGGTAGTCAAAGTGAAGCCCCCTGTTGTTCTGACATGCCAGCTGGGACTTAATACCCCCAGGTATCCCACTCTGCCCAATATTATGAAGGCGAAGAAAAAAGAGATAAAAGCGGTTGAGCCGCTTGATACTGAAAATCTGCTTACATTTACTGATATAGATTATCCTGAAAAGAAAGGTGCCGCAGAAATTCTTGAGGGTGATGTGAATGAACTTGTGGAAAAAACCCTGGATATCCTAAAACAAAAAACATCTGTTTTGAAATAGGAGGAAAAAATGAAATTACTTTTGGTAGCAGAATATAAAAGCAAAAAATTTCTGGAATCAAATTATGAGCTAATTGCTTTTGCTGATAAATTAAAAGCGGATTATGTTATGTTTGGTGTGGGGGATGAGACGGATTTGCCGAAATGTGAAGGAAAGATTTATCTGGCCGATAGTGAAAAGGCAGGTGAATACAATCCTTCTCTGCATAAAAAACTGATTGCAGAAGTTATGGAAAAAGAGAAGGCAGATTTTATCGTTCTGCCACACACTTCATACGGCTGGGATCTTGCTCCGCGTTTGTCTGCTGAACTGGCTTTTCCACAGGTTACTGAAGTTGTGGATGTAGATGACGATAATTTTATACTGCCCGCCTGTAATGGTAAGCTCTGGAGAAAGGTTTCCACAGGCGGAAAAG
The nucleotide sequence above comes from Flexistipes sp.. Encoded proteins:
- a CDS encoding electron transfer flavoprotein subunit beta/FixA family protein yields the protein MKILVCVKQVPDMESKFKLDKNNKWFSEEDLAFRMNEYDEYAVEQAVQLKEQTGDAEVVVVSLGPERAKEAVKKALAMGCDRAVHIKDGDYYKKDSYSVAKNIYEYVKDENFDIAFTGLQSQDRGSAQVGVLLAEFLDYPCITTIIEFEYKDSEIQVKRELEGGEKAVVKVKPPVVLTCQLGLNTPRYPTLPNIMKAKKKEIKAVEPLDTENLLTFTDIDYPEKKGAAEILEGDVNELVEKTLDILKQKTSVLK
- a CDS encoding heterodisulfide reductase-related iron-sulfur binding cluster, with product MEFTREIYWNVGHGVLIPMYLLAFIALGIMVFGFYKRYLVYKMGGSENRLDLLFDRIFYMLRNVFSQQKVIREKIPGIFHGIFFWGFLLLFIGTLLVLIQADFTNPLFGIKFLTGIFYLVFSLVLDLAGLAAIVMLSALLIRRFFIKPKGLETIRDDYIIHGILLVILITGYVIEGLRMSVTELGSGSILPYFSPVGLFVANIFAGFDAGSLQGAHKFIWWFHFLLAMTFIGMIPFTKLRHIFTTSANLLFKDNRVKGFINTPDLEDEQAEQFGCEKLNDFTWKDIFDGDACTKCKRCQDRCPAYATDKPLSPMKVIQQFQEAAFYENTENMVDFVTPDVLWSCTTCRACQETCPADIEHVNKILEMRRNMVLMKGEFPGDEVITATDSLEVNGNPLGFGFAKRGDWADGLDVSLVSKQADVDILYFPGCFASFDKRNINVAKNFVSICNELGVRVGILGKEEKCCGEPARKLGNEYLYQMMAMENIEKFSEYNVKRIVTTCPHCFNTLSKDYRQLGLDGSIQVEHYTTFLHKMFEEKGFNLESEDFECTYHDSCYMARYNDILDEPRFLITSAGGRINEMDKNRYESFCCGGGGGRILVDEKIGTKVNAARAKMAADTGSGMLISNCPFCLSMFEDGIKTAEVEDKIKVRDISEILVDRIKRRS